The nucleotide sequence atgaaaaaatCAGTTCCACTTTTGAAAGAGTTAAAGAAATGACTTACGCCcaccccccaaagaaaaaaataaaataaaataaacaatggcAGGTACCGTTATTATTCATCATTCCGCAAACTCTGATTGCCAAATCTTGTAAATTGAgacatattttgaatattttgaaaaaaaaaatctcaccAGGTCTCTTATTCCCTCTTGTAATTCCTCCTCCGCGAAAATGTGAAAGACGAGACAAGTCTTGGTGAGGACGGCTGCTGACTTTAACATGATCAAGGTCTCCTCCGTCCTGTCACCGCAGACGACCACCGAGAGATGAATGCTGCAGGGACATCAAAAACAATCGACGCGTTGTAAAAAGAGCTTCCTCTCACAAAACATGCTCATTACATCTCCTCCGGAACATAGAAATGGCAAGGTTTATTATGCTCCAGGGAAACTTAAGTCACAACATGTTCcagatttattttaaatgtgcTGAGAAATGCTGTTTATTTCGGCAATTCTATCGATTTTTCGGGTCGTAAGTAAAGTACAGTATGCTACAATGAcaacagccagttgggacaatttcatatcatgcttcaaagcatgaGAACTGACAGTACTTACAAACAGTTTCGAACATTTATCTGATTCTAAAGATAATACCCCTATATACTGTCTGCCCATGTCATGCTTTAAAAGCACTcttactgacagtacaaacagttcctaacctctATCTggttctaatgctaataccactgtatactgtcctctcaCAACATGCTTcgaagcactcgtactgacattACGAACAGTTCCTATTCCTAACCTtaatctgattctaatgctaaatacctctctatactgtcctctcatatcatgcttcaaagcactggtactgacagtacaaacagttcctaacctttatctgattccaATGCttatacctctctaaactgtccttttatatcatgcttcaaagcactggtactaacagtacaaacagttcctaaccttttatctgatagaaacatgataatcGTACTGCTCAGTGCTCATGCCGAcactacgagtgctctgaagcaggacatgaGAGTACAGTCTAGCGGAAGATTGTCCCAACCGGGTGAGAGCTATTATAGAAATAGCATGAATGATACTAAGTATACAATTGATGCCCACATCTGTGGAAGAGTAATTAGACgtgttaattaatattaattttaattaatatagtCATATTAGCTAATGACTGATGACATACAAATAACATGCTTAAAGCATTACACAGTACTTCTGTGCAATGAGAGACTgaagaataaagcaaatattttttttaactttttttcttgtttttagtgTTTGGAATTTTTTTATGTCACCACACTATGTGATATTTATCTACATTTCATCTTCTGTTTTGTATACAGTATACGTTGCATACTGCAGTGTTCACAATTCTTCTTCTCTTAATTTTTTGTGTTTTCACAGTAATTCTGGTTATGAAGTTAAACCCTGTTATGAGATTCTTGACAAGTACACATGGCAGCTTGGTACCTAACATACATCTCAAAGGATACAGTACTTAGTAcgagtagttgtaccagaggtcattgtcttaaactccaataGTCACAAAgaaggattaatattcggcataactctttttctaatagggttgtgaatgagtggaacggtttgtcTACGAAAGTTGTACTTTCAaatagtgtgaatgggtttaagaatgctttggacaagcactttaagcattgttatcgggtctgagtgtttgtgtcttcagttttttttctctccttgatggggacttgcgtgtccctcctgatccttttttttctactaaactaaactaacttaGTACAAGAATACACCACCTTTCTTGTTTCTCTTTAACAGGAAATTGTTAAAGATAATCAGGATTGCCTCAAATATTTTCTAGAAATTCAGATCTTTAATAATCACTCATGCTCAGATTTTTCAAtaagcattttactgccactcTCAGATCATTTAGCAAATACTGAGATGATTCAtcattattcatgaatattcaagattattcatgaatatatatatcatgaatattcaagcaatatatatatcatgaatatatcatgaatattcaagcAAGTAATAATTGCTGAAGGGCAAGTGCTGAGGCAGAGTGGAAAAAGGCGGTggaatttgaagcaatgaggcttagcaatcgggaggttccggatttgatacccggccgggtcatagtaaggtgggtttattACCCAAGAGCAATcgacggttttcccatctgaaataactttctaaattgaaaagattccaaatttgagttaaatcgTTGGATTGGAAGCGACCCGACGTGTTAGTTGTAATTCATAGGCCcgtgcgggtttctcccacatttgtggtcgcttaagcgtcgtaaaaataactgccgaCTATTATATGGAGATGAAGGAATCTCTAGGAAAGAACTATTGAAAACTGCTAGAAACTTTTaagcaaaatgaaaaacttCTGGGGAGGAGGTTTGCGAGTTGACGTTCAcaaaatttatgttttaaaaCGAGCATTTACCATTCTCTATGAGATCGGAGTTCCTTCCCAAAGACATCAACGACAGGTTCGACACCGACCTCCTCGAGGGGATCGGGTTCTGAAAGAATCTCGATTGGTTCAAAGGCATAATGGACATTTTGTCTGTTCACATTTGCCTTGGCTGCCTCAACCTTTTGCTGATTGGCTGCTGACAGAGCTGGAGGGTGTGCCTTAGCTATCTCTTCTCTCTGATTTGTTGCTTCATCTTGATTGACATGTTGTGGTCCTCCCTGATTGGCTGGAGGAGAATCAGCTGGCTTGGAATTTACATGGTGGTGGCTTTTATTGTCTGGCTGGTTTGGAATGGTCTTTTGCAATGGTTGGGCCTCACGAGCTGAGAATTTCACTGGCATATCCTAGAAGCAAACCATTAGAAAATGTTCATGGATGATCTGCTACGGTAATGAAATAACAGAAAATGATCAAGGTTGTTGAAGTGTAGCCTACAGTAGTTCTATATTCTCTATAAGTTACAAGACGTAAAGTGCTGGCCAACTTTGTGAACTGCCAAAAGTTTGATTTTGCACACAGAGAAATGTGCAAAACTTACCGTGCTATGTAAAGTCCCTCATATGGACTGGTTAacaagaaggagaaaaaaaaaaagtgtctattctataaaaacaaacttcttatcccccgtaggacctctcgcgaGGTCGACCAGGGtttaaactccttttgatttgattgagttaacatatatattaaacttaaaagttttACAAAAGTAAGACCTCTCGAGTTAAATAATAATCGGTAAtaatagacactagtgtacagtcagtacatacagctgcggtcaatacccacagcacagtatacaaacgatacaacgatggacatctcaggtccagctaaagataacaattaaggtatcatgtttcattactatctgcattttgtagcgacaagaagaaaacttcacttgcaagcaacagaaagttaactttttcagatggccgcacgcggtttggggcgagccttcaatgcctttaataacaTACCTGTTGATGATTGTCTTGAGCTTTGTGTCTTGGTTTCAGAGTGATGGGTTTGGGAAAGTTCCTTCCTTCTTCAACTTTTTGGTTGCCATTGTTCAATACCTCCCTCTCTTGTAACTGGCCCTCTCCCATCCCCCTCTTCGCGAGTACTTCGTTGGCTTCCTGGAGGATTTTAGCTTTAATGTCTAACTCCTCGATCACCTGCAGATAATCTGGCTCCACCTCAGCTTTCTTGGCAGACCGATTACTAGATTGACGCCGTCGACCGTCCGAGAGGTCTGAGGGCCTAGAGAGTTCCCTCCATTCGTAGGGCTTCATTTCGCGTTGCACCGAGATCCGACCTATGTGAAAACCCAACAGGACCGCGGCGGTTATGAACGTAACGCCCACGCATATCAGCCTCGTTTTGGTCTTCATTTTACCGAGAAAGACGAAGGGTAGCAGGAGAGCCAGTTCTGGATACATTTGTGATTCTAGTTTTACTGGTCAGCTAACATGACTGAGCTACTGAAATTACCGGTAACTCctaccaacaacaaaaaaggaaaaacaaatgggggaaaaaaaatacttaaaactGCAAAATAGTTTTCTACAATGAGGTGTAATGTCCAGCAAATCCTCTCTTGAAGTTATTCCACTTTGTTCAGCCAGTCAGCCAATTTCTGggtttgaaaatgtaaaaatgtaacAGACTTGAAAAGTGAAGACTGCTCCATCCCAATTAAAGGCCTCGAATCACACATGTGTTGAATTCAGCAGAGACAGCAGCCAGTTAGTGCTTTACAATATTctgaacaagaaagaaaaagcaCAACATTATGAAAAGGCAGAGAATCATTTATCATTGAACCTTTTTCTCTacaaagtagaaaggttcctgtgtacaaatattgctaCACATCTTTTGCataattttgcatagcattatAAGACGAGATGCCACATGAATTActtactgtaccagctatggCCCAGTAGCAGAatcaaaaccagaatgcaaatatgcattgtaatgtatagtgagggtatACAACATAATTGatcttaataacaaataataaattcacaatgacataGGCTGTCCTGAAATCACCATTGCCCTAAACAACAGGTTTCTTACaagtactaaatgtgatagatatgtacatcaaaatactaaatatatgacatcttgttgaaatattgcataaaacatgtttttcactatttgacccctggtaaaGGTATGAAAAACAGTAGCACGCACTAACTAGTCATCTGGTGGCCGACAAGTTTGAGATATTTCGGGTCATAACTATTGGCACGCAAGCTGAAATGAAAacagcattttgcaatgtgCACTAACTATGAACTTGGGTGTTTCCTAAAGCCAGGCACACAGTCCATTATCATAGCACTTAGAAAGATGTAATTggctttaataataatatactgtacctaGGAACACCAGTCAACTGATGTACCTCATTGTACCACATTGGCAGAAATATTTCTGCGGTTACCCATCAGATTCAATACATCTTCACAATGTCATCTACTGTACAACTATTTATTAGCTATGAGAATACCCATATAAGTTGCTGATGGCAGGGCAAAGAAGTAAGatgaacacaattttttttttttctttcaaatttagatatttaatatacaatatGTGCAATATCATGACTACCGCACTGTATTAGCAAGTGTGTGTTTTTGTCAACCATTTTCCTGAGCTGTTTCAGCTAACTGTGCCCGACACACAGCCTCAAAATATTTGGCATAATCTAAGATTCATTCACTTTCACAACACCTGTTTAGAACCATCTCTTACAGAACCTCCCTACCATTAAACAACACAATCTAGGCCTAGCTGTCTATGTAAACGTGTAGCCATAGGCTACTGAATTTCGCGTCAGAGTAACGGATTCCTGACCACATGCTTTCCATTCAGAAATCCTTTTCTTGAAGGGTCACCGCATTCATAGGACACTTTCTATAATTTGTGAAGTTTGGTTCATCACTTGTTTTGCAGAATAGAAATAGAAGGCTCTTGAGAACTTCCAATCTTACCCTTCCAGACTGATCATGAGTTGAAAGAGCTAAACGTCAGATTTTGAGATTCAAATATGGATTTCCTCCACAATACAATGGCAATTGAATGAAAACCTGTGATGCAATCGCAGAACTAGTTCCTACACAAACTCGACCTAGCTTCACACTACCACAGAGTCGTATGTACACGTAATATTACTATACGTCGTTTTGGCCTACTTTCATGCATTTAACTGAAAGCTCTCATGGAGAGGGATATACAAACCTGTTGTCGATGCTTGCAGTTCTGGAAAATAAGGTCTCCTTATTGCAACATCATTACACAGCTGTGCGATGCATTATGGTGTGTAAATCATGATATGAAATAACAGCCTGAATACGTTAATCTGTTTACTTCGTACTCTTTGGACAACCTGTTCGTTAGTTGACTTTGAGTCATAGAAATGCATAGAAATTTACGGTTTGACCAGATTTGTATCACTGTTATGGCTAGTTAACAATTCTGACCAGAATGCAAacatgcattgtggtttcgatcaTATAACCTGACCAGGTTTGTTCATGAATTTGACTTGACGTAATGcttagtacaagtacaacatactcgatcttagtaatacagtgaaaagcaatgtgtgatgtgacaaacaataaattcacaatgacacaggttGTCCTGAAAttaccattgacctcaacaacaggcttcttgtcctaaatgtgatacatcaacatactacatatgacatctgtccttgttgaaatattgtctaaaacatggttttcacaatttgattcCTGGTGAACTCAAAGCCATGGACCTCCGACCACAAcgttaggcttcttgtactcaatgtggtacaattacataccaaacatgctaactgtccaagcttcccttgcaatattatgtttaggaaggtgcatTATAgcgtagagagacaggtaagaggggagtgaagtaaatggttgtcatttgttgacttcaaaatGTCTTTTTTACCTCCTtttacctccaccaaaatcaacaggcttcttttactcaatcttatacaccttcataccaagtatgagatctgcccaagcttccaatattgagatatcatgtttacaagtttttcacaatttgacctctgttgaccccaaatgacctttgacattcaccagaaacattaggcttcttttcagtggcggcggaaccggggggcttgggggggctcagcccccccaatgaaaaagttgagggggcaaatgcatgataagcccccccaatatttaccaaggctccgaaacgtgcatctgcccatttttcaatgcatacttgtcgatctgtccgatgcacacgtatacta is from Apostichopus japonicus isolate 1M-3 chromosome 16, ASM3797524v1, whole genome shotgun sequence and encodes:
- the LOC139982567 gene encoding glucoside xylosyltransferase 1-like, yielding MYPELALLLPFVFLGKMKTKTRLICVGVTFITAAVLLGFHIGRISVQREMKPYEWRELSRPSDLSDGRRRQSSNRSAKKAEVEPDYLQVIEELDIKAKILQEANEVLAKRGMGEGQLQEREVLNNGNQKVEEGRNFPKPITLKPRHKAQDNHQQDMPVKFSAREAQPLQKTIPNQPDNKSHHHVNSKPADSPPANQGGPQHVNQDEATNQREEIAKAHPPALSAANQQKVEAAKANVNRQNVHYAFEPIEILSEPDPLEEVGVEPVVDVFGKELRSHRECIHLSVVVCGDRTEETLIMLKSAAVLTKTCLVFHIFAEEELQEGIRDLLNSWPESFKGRVTEYVYPITFPSGENKDEWKKVFKLCATQRLFLPDLLPKVDSLLYIDTDILFIRPLERIWQFFPKFNSTQLAGLAPEHEVPNIGWYNRFARHPYYGKTGLNSGVMLMNLTRMRDFRWTNRIIPFYRQYRYKITWGDQDLINVIFYFHPDKVFEYPCEWNYRPDHCMYGNNCRRIETEGIGVIHGNRGVYHNEKQLPFRSIYEAFRDFQLGAAISTGLVQPLKEKWTHSNLMNMYCTKALRKPILSTLARYT